From one Trifolium pratense cultivar HEN17-A07 linkage group LG1, ARS_RC_1.1, whole genome shotgun sequence genomic stretch:
- the LOC123906462 gene encoding uncharacterized protein LOC123906462 → MNPDEENFDDDNVDDDIDDIPPAPGVERGRGRAPRRRALPRRVVRNRWLEGMPKSRTVDGVEEEYDSYDDDDDHEDEEIADIALLAPQNELLIDRHGRPIIMPYTATDLQPQNPANKAINNALKSKFQAPYLNWTEVRADERGYQQFWNGFRSQVTWLNHHTAAIERIFNKKATKRLSTLLFEARKKIKKDPSKPPLWLAGNSYPMLCRRWEEEEYIAKCIKNKANRNTDEANRACVHSGGSKSAGTLRLEFIQQFGRPPTFMEMNDMMHRYADSGEWTGARAQEVSRLTQIWVEEYNASQLRLPPHRRDNEDVRRNKMSLAFVKNAGGATRGRKFAAGCTSSLYASDPTGLRDVTYTSSSSSSTGRSRPTQREETDDEYEARMRATYREEFRDEFEASFDDRVDVRVQHILQEFFAQQRAPAPAGGGLDHHLRLRHDKIKMPVNKNIDRI, encoded by the exons atgaatccagatgaagaaaattttgatgatgacaatgtCGATGATGACATTGATGATATTCCACCAGCACCGGGTGTCGAACGCGGACGCGGACGCGCTCCACGTAGACGTGCTTTACCCCGCCGCGTTGTTCGGAATCGATGGTTGGAGGGTATGCCCAAGTCTCGAACCGTAGACGGTGTGGAAGAGGAGTACGACTCCTACGACGACGATGATGACCACGAGGACGAGGAAATAGCCGATATTGCACTTTTAGCTCCTCAAAATGAATTGTTGATTGACCGGCATGGTAGACCCATCATCATGCCATATACCGCCACAga TTTGCAACCCCAAAATCCGGCGAATAAGGCAATCAATAATGCATTGAAATCCAAATTCCAGGCTCCATATCTCAACTGGACGGAGGTCAGGGCAGATGAGCGTggatatcaacaattttggaatggcttcagg TCGCAAGTAACTTGGCTGAATCACCACACAGCGGCTATTGAGcgtatattcaacaaaaaagccaccaagcgtctgtcgaccttactttttgaagcgcggaaaaagattaaaaaggatCCTTCAAAACCACCACTTTGGCTCGCTGGCAATTCATACCCTATGCTCTGCCGCAGATGGGAAGAGGAAGAGTATATTGCAAAGTGTATAAAGAACAAAGCCAACAGAAATACTGATGAAGCCAATCGTGCGTGCGTACACTCTGGAGGGTCTAAATCTGCCGGAACGCTTCGTCTTGAGTTCATCCAACAATTTGGTCGTCCACCCACCTTTATGGAGATGAATGACATGATGCACCGGTATGCAGATTCCGGTGAGTGGACGGGGGCAAGGGCGCAAGAAGTGTCG agGTTGACGCAAATTTGGGTTGAAGAATATAATGCAAGCCAACTACGACTACCACCTCATAGGCGAGATAATGAGGATGTTCGTCGAAACAAGATGTCGTTGGCTTTTGTTAAGAATGCTGGTGGTGCGACTCGAGGTCGCAAATTCGCTGCTGGGTGTACATCTTCTCTATATGCAAGTGACCCAACTGGTTTGAGAGATGTCACTtacacatcttcatcttcatcgagTACAGGACGCTCTCGTCCAACTCAAAGAGAGGAAACCGATGATGAGTATGAAGCGCGAATGAGGGCCACGTATAGAGAAGAATTCCGCGATGAGTTCGAAGCATCATTTGATGACCGGGTGGACGTACGGGTCCAACATATATTGCAGGAATTCTTTGCACAGCAGAGGGCGCCGGCGCCGGCGGGGGGGGGgttggatcatcatctcaggcttcggcacgacaaaatcaaaatgccggTGAACAAGAATATCGACCGGATTTGA